Proteins from a single region of Bdellovibrio svalbardensis:
- a CDS encoding Hsp70 family protein, translating to MSDSILAIDFGTSNSLVGAFHQGKALPALPLDPKAADPSMMRTLLYFPHADLCYYGAEAIDQYIEQDMEGRLFRSFKSHLPNQNYLGTILDNRILTLENLVGIFLLELKKRAEKCLGTTVDRAVIGRPARYSMDPVADGFALHRMEKAAQWAGFKEVQFVPEPLAAAFDYRRQIEKEKIVLIGDFGGGTSDFTLIKLRPDGFDKKDVLAIDGCPLAGDALDSVFMSHKLNEHFGAKSRYRLPMSSNVLTMPPAITQKLNHPAHIVHLKERDTYEFIREVRKCSLTGKDKDSIDRLFILLEDQQIFPFFESIEKTKRALSANETATFHFDYPDIETKEDFTSSQFIQWAEDTRSKIFEALDRCLESANITPEQVDLVCLTGGTAKVPFIQGELEKRFGKERLQTQSHFHSVLGGLVESAAFWGQGQRVVD from the coding sequence ATGTCAGACTCAATTCTTGCCATCGACTTCGGAACCAGCAACTCACTTGTGGGCGCCTTTCATCAAGGTAAAGCTTTACCGGCTTTACCTTTGGATCCCAAAGCCGCAGATCCTTCAATGATGAGAACCTTGCTTTACTTTCCCCATGCAGATCTTTGCTATTACGGAGCTGAAGCGATTGATCAATACATTGAGCAAGATATGGAAGGACGTCTCTTCCGATCCTTCAAGTCGCATCTACCCAATCAAAACTATCTGGGCACCATTTTAGACAATCGCATTCTGACTTTAGAGAATCTGGTGGGCATTTTTCTTCTGGAACTCAAAAAGCGGGCTGAAAAATGCTTAGGCACCACTGTCGATCGCGCCGTGATCGGCCGACCGGCAAGATACTCCATGGATCCAGTCGCGGACGGCTTTGCACTACACCGCATGGAAAAAGCCGCACAATGGGCCGGCTTCAAAGAAGTGCAATTCGTCCCAGAACCCTTGGCGGCGGCTTTCGACTATCGTCGACAAATTGAAAAAGAAAAAATTGTCCTTATCGGCGACTTTGGCGGAGGAACCTCCGACTTTACTTTAATTAAACTTCGTCCCGACGGCTTTGATAAAAAAGATGTCCTGGCAATTGATGGCTGCCCACTTGCTGGGGACGCTTTGGACAGTGTTTTCATGAGTCACAAGTTGAATGAACACTTCGGAGCTAAGTCACGCTACCGCCTCCCAATGAGTAGCAATGTATTAACGATGCCGCCAGCGATCACCCAAAAACTCAATCATCCAGCTCATATTGTGCATCTCAAAGAACGAGACACCTATGAGTTTATTCGCGAAGTGCGCAAATGCTCTTTAACCGGTAAAGACAAAGATTCTATAGATCGACTGTTTATTCTTTTGGAAGATCAACAGATCTTTCCATTTTTCGAAAGCATTGAAAAAACCAAACGAGCCCTTTCCGCCAACGAAACGGCCACCTTCCATTTTGACTATCCAGATATTGAAACCAAAGAAGACTTCACGAGCTCACAATTTATTCAATGGGCCGAAGACACACGCAGTAAAATCTTTGAAGCATTGGACCGCTGCCTTGAATCAGCCAATATCACTCCTGAGCAAGTGGATTTAGTCTGCCTCACTGGCGGAACTGCGAAGGTTCCCTTTATTCAAGGTGAGTTGGAAAAGCGCTTTGGCAAAGAACGCCTACAAACTCAATCTCACTTCCATTCTGTTCTTGGGGGATTGGTCGAATCCGCCGCTTTTTGGGGTCAAGGCCAAAGAGTTGTAGATTAG
- a CDS encoding AI-2E family transporter — MVEALRNKSHWVIGIVLFALFAVFFYINFPFLLPFILAGIFALALNDFINRQAAKRKLPRWAIITLVMLTGLATFWIPICLATYRIVNVVKVPDHLSSGHVSEQVTALKNFAVGLVQKFSDFTGVDMASPVRDTLDNLLHKIGVFVFEASSNFLSSAPSVIFNTFVFLLFVVVLLSQAGKLKEFVIKYSPIDEPLTKKFIAVLKVSCSTTLFSTFVIGVIQATIIGLGSLIFNEGDFWIVTPITFVLSFIPVIGAAPVGFVLAILAFIGGRTGSGIGMVAFSIVGGTIDNVLKPIMVGGKDLDISPVIGFTCVVGAIIMMGLPGLLIGPVIMNVFARMTPLLLSELKQK, encoded by the coding sequence ATGGTAGAAGCACTAAGAAATAAATCACATTGGGTTATCGGCATTGTGCTGTTCGCACTCTTTGCCGTTTTCTTTTATATCAATTTCCCCTTCCTGCTTCCCTTTATACTGGCTGGAATTTTCGCCCTCGCCTTGAATGATTTCATCAACCGTCAGGCCGCAAAAAGAAAATTGCCTCGCTGGGCGATAATCACACTCGTGATGCTCACTGGCCTTGCAACCTTCTGGATCCCGATTTGCCTGGCAACCTACCGCATTGTGAATGTGGTCAAAGTGCCGGATCACCTTAGTTCTGGACATGTCTCAGAACAAGTGACCGCATTGAAGAACTTCGCGGTAGGTTTGGTACAAAAATTCTCTGATTTTACCGGTGTCGACATGGCCTCCCCTGTTCGCGACACTCTTGACAACTTACTTCATAAAATTGGTGTTTTTGTTTTTGAGGCTTCGAGCAACTTCCTCAGCTCCGCCCCTTCTGTGATCTTTAATACCTTTGTGTTTTTGCTATTCGTGGTCGTTTTGCTTTCTCAAGCAGGAAAGCTTAAGGAATTCGTCATCAAGTACAGCCCCATCGACGAGCCTCTCACTAAAAAATTTATTGCCGTCCTGAAGGTCAGCTGCTCCACGACTCTGTTTTCAACTTTCGTAATAGGTGTTATCCAGGCGACCATCATTGGACTTGGCAGTCTTATTTTTAATGAAGGAGATTTCTGGATTGTCACTCCCATAACCTTTGTATTGTCTTTCATCCCTGTTATTGGCGCAGCCCCTGTGGGCTTTGTTTTGGCAATACTTGCTTTTATTGGTGGCCGAACTGGCTCCGGAATCGGTATGGTTGCCTTCTCAATTGTTGGCGGAACGATCGACAACGTTTTGAAACCGATCATGGTGGGTGGCAAAGATCTGGATATCTCACCAGTGATTGGTTTTACCTGCGTCGTGGGCGCTATCATCATGATGGGACTACCAGGACTTCTGATCGGCCCTGTCATCATGAATGTTTTTGCGCGAATGACACCGTTATTACTTTCTGAATTGAAACAAAAATAA
- a CDS encoding vWA domain-containing protein, which yields MTNQLLSKFIIALVISQSIVACKLTPDSGSSSGTTDGGSNTSQGGGTVQPSPSPSPTPSPVPTPSPTPSPTPSPTPSPTPPPTSGDSTGSPDVNCGTAVAGILDAGTISINNGGVLTNSMQVNLSLDRQFVRSMKISNTPDCSCGTWEPVAATKNWTLGKANGVNAVSVQFRDYDGSLTICASASIKHDNLPPQISLVAAAGNTYLTATNNIFNYAATDAGSGVKAVSCSLDGQAVSCAGNSGSIATSNLSSGTHKVVVTATDNLNQSASANLSFTISSPYREITQNKSVTADNKVDILVVVDNSPSMQDVQKNMAKRVSSLMDQVKNLDYRIAVTTTDPSSKTVGDGRLLPLTGFTNQYVITPAMGLANAQTALSNTVQRPEVGSASEQGIYATYRVIERALAGEVNQKALFRPDAAFSVILISDANESATGAKNKPQNLIDFVKSNWPNKRFNFNSIIVRPNDSACLSAGREAYGPTYDALSRLLGFGTVGGSIIGSVCASDYGAQLSGIGQSVQQMTKTLDLECAPIGSTQSAVLVLKDGSNYTDAYEIQGLKIVFQNSLPAGKYTLSYKCQ from the coding sequence ATGACCAACCAATTACTTTCAAAATTTATAATTGCTCTGGTGATCTCACAAAGCATCGTTGCATGCAAATTGACTCCAGACTCTGGATCTTCCTCAGGCACTACAGATGGTGGAAGCAATACTTCACAAGGCGGTGGCACTGTTCAACCATCACCTTCACCATCTCCCACACCAAGTCCGGTGCCGACTCCAAGTCCGACACCGAGCCCAACACCATCACCAACTCCTTCTCCAACACCTCCTCCAACATCTGGAGACTCAACGGGGTCCCCTGATGTCAACTGCGGAACAGCGGTAGCAGGAATATTGGATGCGGGAACAATCTCGATCAACAATGGTGGTGTGTTAACTAATAGCATGCAGGTGAACCTTTCTTTAGATCGCCAGTTCGTGAGATCCATGAAGATCAGCAACACTCCGGATTGTTCTTGCGGTACATGGGAACCCGTTGCTGCGACCAAAAATTGGACACTTGGAAAAGCTAACGGCGTCAATGCCGTCAGTGTTCAGTTTCGTGACTACGATGGCAGCTTAACTATTTGCGCCTCTGCAAGCATCAAACACGACAACCTGCCACCACAGATTTCTTTGGTCGCGGCAGCTGGCAACACTTACCTCACTGCCACCAACAATATCTTCAACTATGCCGCGACAGATGCTGGTTCAGGAGTTAAAGCCGTTTCATGCAGCCTTGATGGACAAGCTGTTAGTTGCGCAGGCAATTCAGGCTCTATTGCGACTTCCAATCTTTCATCCGGCACTCACAAAGTTGTCGTCACTGCGACTGACAATCTCAATCAATCTGCTTCAGCGAACTTGAGCTTTACGATCTCAAGCCCTTACCGTGAAATCACCCAGAACAAATCAGTCACCGCAGATAACAAAGTGGACATCTTGGTTGTGGTCGACAACTCTCCGTCCATGCAAGACGTTCAAAAAAATATGGCAAAACGCGTGAGCTCATTGATGGACCAGGTAAAAAATCTTGATTACCGTATTGCCGTCACGACCACAGATCCCTCAAGCAAAACCGTCGGCGACGGTCGCTTACTTCCACTGACTGGCTTTACAAATCAATATGTGATCACTCCAGCCATGGGGCTTGCGAATGCACAGACAGCTCTGAGCAATACGGTACAACGCCCTGAAGTTGGTTCAGCCAGCGAGCAAGGTATTTACGCCACTTACCGTGTTATCGAAAGAGCCCTTGCCGGAGAAGTAAATCAAAAGGCCTTGTTCAGACCTGATGCTGCTTTCTCTGTGATTCTTATTAGTGACGCCAATGAATCTGCAACTGGAGCCAAAAACAAGCCCCAGAACTTGATCGACTTTGTAAAATCCAACTGGCCAAATAAGAGATTTAATTTCAACTCCATCATTGTCAGACCCAATGATTCTGCCTGCTTGAGTGCGGGTCGAGAAGCCTATGGTCCGACTTATGATGCGCTCTCACGTCTTTTGGGTTTTGGAACAGTGGGTGGCTCTATCATCGGTAGCGTTTGCGCCAGTGATTACGGAGCACAGCTTTCTGGTATCGGCCAAAGCGTTCAACAGATGACGAAGACTTTGGATTTGGAATGCGCACCTATTGGCAGCACCCAATCAGCTGTTCTGGTTTTAAAAGATGGTTCGAACTATACAGACGCTTATGAAATTCAAGGATTGAAGATTGTTTTCCAAAACAGTCTTCCGGCGGGAAAATATACTTTAAGCTACAAATGCCAATAG
- a CDS encoding fumarate hydratase: MSFKYSPLYEKQKDTTQYKKISSDYVRVEKMGDKEVLIVEPEALELLAQEALSDVSHLLRPAHLEKLERILQDPEASPNDRFVALDLIKNAIIAAQMEFPSCQDTGTAIVVGKKGERVFTGADDKEFLSKGIFNTYLKRNLRFSQMAPVSFFEEKNTGTNLPAQIDLYSEQGDEYHFLFLAKGGGSANKSYLHQKTKAVLNPEGFEKFVRETLNSLGTAACPPYHLALCVGGTSAEETLKIVKYASAGYLDGLPTSGSDAGRAYRDLEMEKKVEQWARETGIGAQFGGKYFVHDVRVIRLPRHGASCPIGVGVSCSADRNIKGKITRDGILLEQLELHPEQYLPNHLKDASAEAISIDLNKPIQENLKILSEQKVATRVMLNGPMIVARDIAHAKLKEKVDRGEGVPEYFKNYAVYYAGPAKTPKGYASGSFGPTTSERMDPYVGTFQSLGGSMIMLGKGNRSPQVTEACKQYGGFYLGSIGGPAARLGKECITKVEVLDFPELGMESVWKIEVKDFPAFIIVDDKGNDFFKSVIRKL, encoded by the coding sequence ATGTCATTTAAATATTCTCCACTCTACGAAAAGCAAAAAGATACAACTCAATACAAAAAAATCTCATCCGATTATGTGCGCGTTGAGAAAATGGGCGATAAAGAAGTTCTGATTGTCGAACCAGAAGCTTTGGAGCTTTTGGCGCAAGAGGCACTGAGCGATGTTTCGCATTTATTGCGTCCGGCTCACTTGGAAAAATTGGAAAGAATTCTTCAGGATCCTGAAGCCTCGCCGAATGATCGGTTTGTCGCCCTGGACTTAATTAAGAATGCCATTATTGCCGCCCAAATGGAGTTTCCTTCGTGTCAGGATACGGGGACCGCAATTGTTGTCGGCAAAAAAGGTGAACGCGTATTCACCGGCGCGGATGATAAAGAGTTTCTTTCCAAGGGTATCTTTAATACCTACCTAAAAAGAAATTTGCGCTTCTCGCAAATGGCACCAGTGTCTTTCTTTGAAGAGAAAAATACTGGAACAAATCTACCAGCCCAAATCGATTTATACTCAGAACAAGGTGATGAATATCATTTCTTGTTTCTAGCTAAGGGCGGCGGCAGTGCCAATAAGTCTTATCTGCATCAGAAAACCAAAGCGGTTTTGAATCCTGAGGGCTTTGAAAAATTCGTTCGCGAAACTTTGAATTCCTTGGGAACTGCGGCGTGTCCTCCTTATCATCTGGCTCTTTGCGTGGGTGGCACTTCGGCGGAGGAGACTTTAAAAATCGTCAAGTATGCCTCCGCAGGATATCTGGATGGATTGCCGACTTCAGGCAGCGATGCGGGACGCGCTTATCGTGATTTGGAAATGGAAAAGAAAGTCGAGCAATGGGCTCGTGAAACAGGCATCGGCGCGCAGTTCGGTGGTAAGTACTTTGTGCATGATGTGCGCGTGATTCGTTTGCCTCGCCATGGCGCAAGTTGTCCAATTGGAGTGGGTGTAAGCTGTTCTGCGGATCGCAATATCAAAGGGAAAATCACACGCGATGGTATTCTCCTGGAGCAATTAGAACTTCACCCTGAACAATATCTTCCAAACCATTTAAAGGATGCCTCGGCAGAAGCTATTTCAATCGATTTAAATAAACCGATCCAGGAAAATTTAAAAATCCTGTCTGAACAAAAGGTGGCAACAAGAGTCATGTTAAACGGTCCAATGATCGTTGCGCGCGATATTGCTCATGCCAAGCTGAAAGAAAAAGTCGATCGTGGTGAAGGTGTGCCGGAGTATTTTAAAAACTATGCCGTCTATTATGCGGGACCGGCAAAAACTCCAAAAGGTTATGCCTCTGGATCATTTGGTCCGACAACCAGTGAACGTATGGATCCCTATGTTGGCACATTCCAATCCTTGGGTGGTTCGATGATCATGTTGGGTAAAGGAAACCGCTCCCCACAAGTGACTGAAGCTTGTAAGCAGTATGGAGGTTTCTACCTGGGTTCTATCGGTGGACCTGCTGCGCGTTTGGGTAAAGAGTGCATCACGAAGGTGGAGGTGCTTGATTTCCCCGAACTTGGAATGGAATCAGTCTGGAAAATTGAGGTGAAAGACTTCCCGGCCTTCATCATTGTAGACGATAAGGGCAATGACTTCTTTAAGTCAGTCATTCGCAAGCTGTAG
- a CDS encoding GreA/GreB family elongation factor, giving the protein MDKQKLINHIRQQLMNDLAILKEAARVTAEAATHEESKPENEYDTRGLEASYLAGAQSKRIVDTEELLVLYKHLEPKSFGPQDPISATALVEVDLNDKVFFLFILPKGGGLNIEFEGQRLQTITPNSPLGEALLGLKAGQVALVERGNQVLEYEILSVQ; this is encoded by the coding sequence GTGGACAAGCAGAAACTCATTAATCACATTCGACAGCAACTTATGAATGACTTGGCGATTCTGAAGGAAGCGGCTCGTGTGACAGCAGAAGCTGCTACCCATGAGGAAAGTAAGCCTGAAAACGAGTATGACACTCGCGGACTGGAAGCTTCTTATCTGGCAGGGGCTCAGTCAAAACGAATTGTTGATACTGAGGAACTCTTGGTTCTTTATAAGCATCTTGAACCTAAAAGCTTCGGTCCGCAGGATCCGATTTCAGCAACGGCGTTGGTCGAGGTGGATCTCAATGATAAGGTGTTCTTTCTGTTCATATTACCCAAGGGGGGTGGTTTGAATATTGAGTTCGAAGGTCAGCGATTGCAGACTATTACGCCAAATAGTCCTTTGGGAGAGGCTCTGTTGGGTTTGAAAGCAGGGCAGGTTGCTTTGGTCGAAAGAGGCAATCAGGTTCTCGAGTATGAGATTCTCTCTGTTCAGTAA
- a CDS encoding SDR family NAD(P)-dependent oxidoreductase produces MSNYTLITGASSGIGYEFAKIFAKNGCNLVLSARSKLILEDLAAELVKLHGVKVHVLEADLSNPEECRRLEAFCQNNEIFVENLINNAGVGDNEAFVDSDWKKQEHMIRLNIESLVKLTHMFLPKMVERKSGGILNVASTAAFQPGPFMAVYYATKAFVLSFSEALNEELKDTGVHVTSLCPGPTRSGFQEAAKMDKAVLFKLLNIPDAKVVAEYGYHAFKNKKAVAIHGFMNKIMVQSLRISPRILILKIVRFLQKK; encoded by the coding sequence ATGTCTAACTACACTCTAATTACCGGTGCCAGCAGCGGTATAGGTTATGAATTTGCAAAAATCTTCGCCAAGAATGGGTGCAATCTGGTGCTGTCAGCGCGTTCCAAGCTCATCTTGGAAGATTTGGCCGCAGAGCTTGTTAAGCTTCATGGTGTGAAAGTTCATGTTTTAGAGGCGGATCTTAGCAATCCAGAAGAATGTAGAAGACTTGAAGCCTTTTGTCAGAACAATGAAATTTTTGTTGAGAATTTAATTAACAATGCGGGTGTCGGTGACAACGAGGCTTTTGTGGATTCCGATTGGAAAAAACAAGAACACATGATTCGTTTGAATATTGAGTCTCTGGTCAAACTCACTCATATGTTTCTTCCAAAAATGGTTGAAAGAAAATCAGGCGGAATTTTAAATGTGGCTTCGACGGCAGCATTTCAGCCTGGTCCCTTTATGGCGGTCTATTATGCCACGAAGGCATTTGTATTGAGTTTTTCAGAAGCTTTGAATGAAGAATTGAAGGACACGGGTGTTCATGTCACAAGTCTTTGTCCCGGACCTACGCGTTCTGGGTTTCAGGAGGCCGCTAAAATGGACAAGGCTGTTCTTTTTAAGTTGCTTAATATTCCTGATGCAAAGGTCGTTGCGGAATATGGGTATCATGCCTTTAAAAATAAAAAAGCGGTGGCCATCCATGGCTTCATGAATAAGATCATGGTGCAGTCATTGCGCATTTCACCGCGAATCTTGATTCTTAAGATTGTTCGCTTTCTGCAAAAGAAATAA
- a CDS encoding PilZ domain-containing protein, with amino-acid sequence MMKTQVILTGISIVPKTFKKEKDLDVQIIENAYNIRELANQNKEVMVVVAYLPFIEMRHYDLYTHFQKTHPHMQIIFVVNELSGNMKLKLKHNEDFIVLWKTEENSLIENIHRALEGKRIKLRQDRREPHDVKGLLSPSTLPSGGMNSISKGFKPMLPGNFENLSQHGSCVKIAAKYYEPKDFVNLSYQNKEGEFITIQGQVRWSKWNKEEQTQELGLHFVSSN; translated from the coding sequence ATGATGAAGACGCAAGTCATTCTAACGGGTATTTCTATTGTTCCAAAAACTTTCAAAAAGGAAAAAGACCTCGATGTGCAAATCATCGAAAATGCTTACAACATCCGCGAGCTCGCAAACCAAAATAAAGAAGTCATGGTGGTCGTCGCTTATCTGCCGTTCATAGAAATGCGCCACTATGATCTGTATACACACTTCCAAAAAACACATCCACATATGCAAATAATTTTTGTCGTCAATGAACTTTCAGGAAATATGAAACTGAAGCTCAAGCACAATGAGGATTTCATCGTGCTTTGGAAAACCGAAGAAAATAGCCTGATCGAAAATATCCACCGCGCCCTTGAAGGGAAACGCATCAAATTGCGCCAAGACCGACGAGAACCCCACGATGTCAAAGGCCTCTTAAGTCCTTCAACACTTCCAAGTGGTGGAATGAACAGCATATCGAAAGGATTCAAGCCCATGCTTCCTGGTAACTTCGAAAACCTGTCCCAACATGGCTCCTGCGTAAAAATAGCAGCCAAGTACTACGAACCGAAGGATTTCGTAAACCTTTCATATCAAAACAAAGAAGGAGAATTCATCACCATTCAGGGCCAAGTTCGCTGGTCCAAATGGAATAAGGAAGAACAAACCCAAGAACTGGGGCTTCATTTCGTCTCATCAAATTAA